In Amblyraja radiata isolate CabotCenter1 chromosome 30, sAmbRad1.1.pri, whole genome shotgun sequence, a single window of DNA contains:
- the LOC116990058 gene encoding zinc finger protein 483-like, with product MAAPHVARALHSCRGCGTTSGCTAVSGPSTCSGLRKGLQVVQGPEVAPAHPTPVSAPTPVPSVVRASPILSNLLVPPARHTGERPYTCAPVRQVLHRSDCLLKHQRTTPASALHLRPVRQGFQHFQQLQQHQRIHTGDGQPYECP from the exons ATGGCAGCTCCACATGTGGCAAGAGCTTTACACAGTTGTCGGGGCTGTGgaaccaccagcgggtgcacagcagtgagcggcccttccacCTGCTCCGGACTGCGGAaagggcttcaagtcgtccaaggacctgaagttgcaccagcgcacccaacaccggtgagcgcccctacacctg TGCCcagtgtggtaagggcttcacccattcTCAGCAACCTGCTGGTGCCACCAGCgcgccacaccggcgagcgcccctacacctgcgccccagTGCGGCAAGTGCTTCACCGATCCGActgcctgctgaagcaccagcgcaccacaccggcgagcgccctacacctgcgtccagtgcggcaagggtttcaacacttccagcaactgcagcagcaccagcgcatccacaccggcga tggccagccctacgagtgCCCGTAA